DNA sequence from the bacterium genome:
CTCGGTTCTGAGCGCATACTTCGGCTACTGCGAACGGCGCAAGGCAATCCCCCGTTCACCGATGGCCTTCGTTCACTACCGCCCGCGGCAAACACCCCGACCGCCCCGCACCCTGTCCCGGGCGGACACCTGGCGATTGTTGGCGCACGCGCGTTCGCTCGTTCCTGTGGACTACGCTGAAACCCGCTCCTGTGCACGCCGCGGATTCATCTCTATGCGAAATCTCGCTCTCTTGGATCTGCTTCTCTCGACTGGACTGCGAGTCGGCGAGGCCAGTGCGCTCGACGCCTCCGACTACTCGCTAGACGAGCACGTGATCCGCGTGCGGGGGAAGGGCGGGGGGCATCGCCTGGCCTTCATCGTCGTGCCCTACAGCAAGGAGATCCACAAGCGCTATCTGACCCTCCGGGACCGAGTCGCAACGAGAACCAGGGCTCTATTCCCAAACTCGTGTGGTCAGCGCTTTTCGACACGTGGGATGCGGAGGATGGTGCTTTGCCGCGCGCAGGATGCTGGAGTGCAAACGCGCGTGACGCCTCACATGCTGAGGCACACCGCCGCTCGGACGCATTCGGTGAGGGAGGCAGGGACCGCTCGGGGCGCAAGGTCCTAGAAGCCGCGCTTATCGGACAACTCGCCTGGAGGCCGGCTACTTACCTGGACGAGGCTATGCGGATCCTACGAGAGGACGGAGTATGTGGGTGACCTTTCAACGAGGACGCCTACGCGCAAACCTTGGGAGTTTGAGAAACGCGTCTCGGAGGTTATCCAGCATTCGTCCTCCCGATCTTCAACAGAGTGTTCTTGTCAAACCACTGCACCTCGTCGGAGTTGTCATATCGGCGGCGGATGTTGCCGGCGAAAGCTTCGAACGCCTCCTCAAACTCATCATTCGAGTAGAGAGAGAAGGTCGAATAGTGTTTTCCGCGGGCCTGCAGCAGGAGTCGGTCCAGATCTGATCTACGTCGATAAGTGAAGGCCTTGACGGCGTCTAGCCGAAGCCGAGGAGTGTCACGAATCCAACTCTCCATCTGGGCGAGCTCATAAAGGCGCGTCTCCTTTTCGAGGAAGCTGGGAAAGTACTGACCCCAGATGGTCTCAGCGTTCTGGCTTGGCGTCCGTGTGTAGATGAAAAGCCAACCATCGTTACGAATCGCACGGGCGGCCTTGGAAAGGAATGACTGAAAATCGAA
Encoded proteins:
- a CDS encoding tyrosine-type recombinase/integrase, encoding MLVRDAIEAFLEAHFAAGQRAERTRQAYSVDLRRFREFVGGSFDLIDCDAELVERWVAHLHETSYAPASIQRKLSVLSAYFGYCERRKAIPRSPMAFVHYRPRQTPRPPRTLSRADTWRLLAHARSLVPVDYAETRSCARRGFISMRNLALLDLLLSTGLRVGEASALDASDYSLDEHVIRVRGKGGGHRLAFIVVPYSKEIHKRYLTLRDRVATRTRALFPNSCGQRFSTRGMRRMVLCRAQDAGVQTRVTPHMLRHTAARTHSVREAGTARGARS
- a CDS encoding methyltransferase domain-containing protein, whose product is MSQQQSMQEHFRAIAGAYRQLRTCDEAPVLYIRNTFAGRRSIRAVDIGCGAGRYDIFFFRHLPKLHLTCVDANQRMLEELARYLAKNNITDFATIHASVDDLDLEEERFDAVFSFNAVHHFDFQSFLSKAARAIRNDGWLFIYTRTPSQNAETIWGQYFPSFLEKETRLYELAQMESWIRDTPRLRLDAVKAFTYRRRSDLDRLLLQARGKHYSTFSLYSNDEFEEAFEAFAGNIRRRYDNSDEVQWFDKNTLLKIGRTNAG